The following DNA comes from Quercus robur chromosome 1, dhQueRobu3.1, whole genome shotgun sequence.
TGTCAAGGGCAGCCACCCACCCCCCTAAATATCCCACTAGCCTTGCCTCCCTTACGACCTTGGCCTCAGAGCACTAGATGTCATCAAAGCCGAGGTCGTAGTTGTCATGCTTAGCCTGCTCTAGACCCCTCTTCGTGGCCGCAAGCTCTTCATGTCGAGCCATGATCACGCTTAAAGCTTGGGCCAGCTTGGTGTCAAACTCCTCGATCTTCCCCTGTAGAACCCCCCACCTTCTAATCGGCCGAGGCTTGTGCCCTCTCGGCGGGAGCCAGCTTCTTCTCAACTTGTGCAACCTCTCAGTTCTTCTCTTGGAGGGTGGATTTTGCGACTTGCCATAGGGCCTTCTCACCGTTGGCCTCTTCGTTGGCTTTCTTCAATCGATCTTCGAGCAAATGCACCCCCTACGTGGCCtgtgattcaaaaaaaaaaaaaaaaaaaaatagtgctaGGGCTATAAGgcttaaatatatattaagttaTTGAAAATTGGTCGAGGAAAACCCTCACTGCTATAGAGTGCCACTTAAGGTTGAGGATAATGTCTTCATTTGCAATTTCCTCCTAGAAGTGCACGTCCTCGGGCAGCATTAAGGCCTTCTTGAGGTTGTCGGCCACCTGTTCGCCTTCGCCCTTCCTCCATGTTCGTATGGGGCCTCATCCTCTACTCCCCCACCCCCGGGTTACCACCATTCCTTCACGCTAGGTGAACAGCCCCTTCCTGTCACAATGGTGATACTCGTTAAACACTTTTTTACGATTAAATTTTTGGgtcttaattaatatttttatattgcaAGACAAATAAACAAGACATTTTATCGGccaataaaagaattttttctCCTAAATGAGagaccttaatttttttttattttattattaggtGGCTTTTTTCAATTTGGGGCTTAGGCCATTGCCTAAATAAGTATTCTTGTGGTTAAGCTGCCTGGCAGTTATAGAAACAAAAAGGTAGGTAGTAACAATGTATGGCctcactgaaaaaaaaaaaaaaatgtcacctTCAGTATCGAGTGTTCAAATCCTTTCTCACCCAAATTAACAGTTACTGAGGCGATCAATTTCGTCCGTATCTTCTTAAGCCGACTTAACATTAATAATAAACTTCCATTGCTTATCACTTAGAAATCGTCTTGCCAGCGAAGCATATATAATAAGGCCAGTAAGTTTTTTAAAGCCCAATCCTCAACCCGCCAATAATAAATTCCCTCCAAAATGTCAGACTCAGACCCATTGGCTCAGCAAATCTGCCTCTTCCGCTCCCTAATCAAAAGCAGAAGGTGAATCACTCTTCCTTGTTCCCTTTAAGTTTAACCCTACCTAATTCATTCGCAAAATTTCAATCTAATTCTTATTCTTTGCTCTCTCAATTCCTCTTTTCGCAGACTCGACGACGCAGCTCTTCGTATCCTCGAATCTCTTTTGGTTTCCAAATCTGTGAAATCGCTCAAGGAAGTCCAATCCACCTTGAGAGTCTTCCTCAGATCCGAATCTCTCTCCGCCATTCGCGAAATCGCCTACAAATCTGTCCACCAAAAGCTTATCACCCTTGAATTCTTCGTCCGCGCTTTCGCTCTAATAGCCGACGTTGAGGCACTTACTCTTTTTCCCCTCacacattaattaaaatatgttCTCAATTTGAATCATTAATAATTTGCGTGAGAATGCATACTGGAATAGTCAATATAATAACTGATTACATTTTAGCTAATTTTGGTTTTACCGATCGAGATGGCTGGCCTGAAACTGAATTAGGAGATGTTGAAAGCATTGTTTCGATTTCAATCTGAAATCGTTTGAATACGCCTGGAATTTGAATTTGTGATGATTAATTCAGGTTGTGTTTGATTAATTAACTTTTGAAAGCGCTTAATTATGTTACTTTAAAACATTCtgatttagttttattattattattattgttttaaaatctaatttttctaaaatatatgtTGTTATGAAATTACTCGGCTAAACTGTGTTACTAGGCCTTTGTAATTTGTAATGCTAGATCTGTATCGATGATCCatgattgtttatttattttaatttcaactgAATGCTTTCAGAGTTGCTTGGCTTTGAGATACGAGGCCTTGCATATGCGGGAACTCAAGTCTACAAGTTGCCAATGGCTAGAAGTTTCTTATTTGGAATGGCTAAATTTTGCCGAACACTCGTTGGATAATGGTTTCTACTCTATTGCTGGAAAGGTAATCTCTATATTGTTTTACTTTGATTCTATTCTGGTGCTACTTGAATTTACGAGTCGCTAGAGTGGTAATCTTATTTTGGGAAACTGCGATGCCACGATGAGCCTTTTTTGTATCAAAAACATCAATTGTAGTCTAAGAAGCATGGACACAAACACAAGTGACATGATGGGAATATGACAACTagttaattaatattatatatattatatatatatatatcttgaggtatatttatttatggtatAATTACTATTTACCTTTGTCCTTTATTTTAAGATGGTCCCTAAGGTATTATTTAAGTTCTTAGGGTCTGCTTGTTTTGCGCGTTTAGCGTTTcaactgttttttattttttaaccaatGTCTATTGCACCGCAAATAAG
Coding sequences within:
- the LOC126689446 gene encoding protein DOUBLE-STRAND BREAK FORMATION, giving the protein MSDSDPLAQQICLFRSLIKSRRLDDAALRILESLLVSKSVKSLKEVQSTLRVFLRSESLSAIREIAYKSVHQKLITLEFFVRAFALIADVESCLALRYEALHMRELKSTSCQWLEVSYLEWLNFAEHSLDNGFYSIAGKSCENALLCLKKTDIANPKIDEFFESVQVYEKIKRLKDFAMTSAASRSVQAQAAEYLTKKRTENGKIILPSLCQETKCVASTMFRIGIKKRNERKLHDLQRTTSKS